One Aegilops tauschii subsp. strangulata cultivar AL8/78 chromosome 2, Aet v6.0, whole genome shotgun sequence genomic window, tggcaagcacggccttgcccttgcgtttcctgttgcggcgccgacccttcttcgtcggggcggcagTGTCTTCGtccgtagagtcggtttccgcgccggcgtcctcgccggggtacttccttgaccttgttcatcgccaacacttggcgcatcttgcggttgcgcacattctgatggaatgcgctgatcacgacggcgggatgaacatctgggatgttgtattgcactcgggtgaacctctgtatgtacttgcgcaggttctcaccatccttctggggaatgatgtgcaaatcgctcgcctggccatgagcttggtggcctctagtgaaggcaccaacaaactcatgacacagatctgaccaagaagaaatggaatccgtcggcaagtgcatcaaccaagacatgacattgggtttcagggccaacgggaagtaattgggaAGCACCTTGTCACCGCGAGCtccagcggcttgcatcgcgatggtgtagatgttgaggaactccgacgggtgggtcttgccgttgtacttctcgccgacgtcgggcttgaacgtgcggtgtgTCAGCCACTGGAATgtccgcagctcacgggtaaaggctgggcaacccacctcgtaaggtaggccgccggagcctcccggtgcttggtggtccatagcggggcccgcccgcctatctgactggtgaCGTGTAttgcgccggcgctcgatggtggttcgagcgtcttcatgggcttactcccgaagaacttggcgctggtcgcggtgggtccgtgggtcggacgacgctatggaaatgttatcacaagcgtcatcacgacgaatcgacacccgcggtggctggcgtggaggtggagagtgcaccgtggccgcagcacccccggcccctccaccgTTGGCGTGCGGTGGTTCGATGGAGCGCCGGCCTGAGGGCCCTGCCGGCCgtggctcatctttgttggcgacgccgacgaggctccggatggtggctctccactcgtcgagcctttccacagcaggagggaagtcgaggagcaactgcacgcgcgccaaagcttctgccagcgtgggcggcggcgaaagctacgtggaccgtgacgcgctccgactcctaaccatgttagaaggagctccatcaCGGCCCTACGGCTGCACGCCATTTTTGCCAGTGCTTCGACGGGCATGTTGGCCTCCTCCGTCCCGCGAGTGATGCACgagactcttcccacggcggcgcccggggtccccagcgtggtggcgctgctcgtcgcgcacaccctgggaagagcgcatCGCGGGCGCCGGCGTAGGCGACTTGGAGGTCGCCGCACCGCCCGTAGGTGGCCCGGCGCCGcccttggagggccccgcgccgcctgcggggggcccggcTCCGTCTTTTGATTTGGCGGCGTGCGGCCCATTGTCTCGCGCACgcacgacgccgctcgccaggctctgactgcgaGAGCGATGTGGGTATTCGCGGGCCGTGCTTCGGCTTCCGTCCGCGACCGCCCCACCGCTCGCCCGCACTGGTATGGGTCGTCCGGCTCCGGATgaaccgatcgccgtgatcgccttcttcttgggagccatggagatgaagaactgctaggctaaccgcGAGACCGCATTTTCACAACtgtgccccctacctggcgcgccaaagatgtcggggaaatcgacacctatggaatcactgggatcccttctacggttggcgggcgcggggttgtgcaaagagcgggtctgacaggaagcacacagatcgtttacccaggtttgggccgcggagatgcataataccctagtgATGGGGTTGTATACCTAGGGTACGGTCATAGGCCTGTCCTATATACCCTTCCTAAGGGCATCGCCCTAAAGCCAGCAGTAGTAGAGAGACACCATCATTCACTCGACTCAAGACATTCCACTCGGAATAATCGAAGCACTCGACCGCGCCAGGAGACACTCGACGCAGAGAAGATTAAAAGTCACTCTACAACAACGGCTGAGCATTTACTCTGTAGttttaatgatcatttatagtcCTTTATAGCTAGCGTTACCTGTAACGCCCTGTCTTAACTTACATTGAACCCTTGACGACGTGggatggctggggtcctggcgcactctatataagccaccccctcctctggcacaagggttcgcaccccctgtaacattcatacacataatccagtcgaccgcctccgggcaccgagacgtagggctgttacttcctcagagaagggcctgaactcgtaaaacacTTGTCAACAACTTCACCGTAGCTAGAACCTGCCTCTCCATTACCTACCCCCCTTCGtactgtcagtcttagtaccacgacagttggcgcccaccatggggccggTGTTTTAGCGTTTTTTCGGTGAAAGTTGCATTTTCTCCGactcccatcatcatggtttccggtgGAGGTTTGGCCGAGAggcgcgagatccgtctcggagCGCTCAccttcgtcgccgacgactccgcttggctccaggAGGCACCACTCGACGTCGATGCGCTCCCCGTCCGCAGAGCTACGCACTTTCGCGCATGCGTCCGTGGCGTTCTTCTCCgccagccgtcgacccagtattgGTCGGCACCTGTGGCTTCCTCGCTCCCCGCTACCCGCCGGCGCAAGCGTTCTGGTCGGTCGCGGCTCCAGTGGTGGGCGAGACACGCAGCGGCTCGTCAGTCGGCCGCCCCACAGGTCGCGGCAATTGAGCCCGATGAAAATCTTTACAGCCTGTTCGATctgtcgactggctccgttgagaccgcatccgagtgcggTAGCAGCGACCCTGCGGCAGAAGTCCTGATGGTCGACGGACCATGCAGTCCTCCAGGCTTCGACCGCAATGATGGCGGAAACGGTGGCGGCGATCCGTCGCGCGTTCATGAAGAATACCGCCCCGAATCTCTTTCCTCTCGGCGGAGGGAAGAGCTCCGTCGCcgcaacatggatgcacttcacactccaaTCGTTGGAGAGACCCCCGAGGCCCTGGCCTTGGAAGAAGCGCGCCTGGCCAATCTGGccgagcgcactcgactggagaacctccagcatGCGCTGGACGAGCGGGCTCGGGAGCGACGCCCGGAATACAATCGACGTCAACTTTTTCCACCGCCgactcaggtataccgaactccaATTCAGAATCTAGCAGCAGCAACCCGAATAGCGGAGTCGATTCAACCCTCCCAATCAGAGGCTGGCAGAGGCTTGGCACAGATCAGAGACTTGCTTCGGGCTGCTGGGGAGTTGAACACAGTGGTGTCCCAGTCGCGCAATAGGATCCACAGTGAGTCTGTGAGAGCAGACACAGTACAGTCGGCCCATAGCCCAAAATCGCCCCtgcggcgtgagggacgtggagaccgaCGAGATCGGTACAGGTACCATGAGCAGCCAGATTACCGTGTCCAAGATGATAGGCGTCGAGTGCCCACCCCTCCGAGGAGCGGGTCTTATGCGCCTCGGCAGCATGATGACAGACGTCCTCCCAGTGGTGGACGAAGGGTTCCAGTCGACCCCAGAGGGCCAGGTTTTGATGCGAGATCCATTCTTGTTCAAAGTCTGGTCGACAGGAATAGAGCATACAGGTAAGGCCCTGCCAGAGATCAACCGACTGgaagcagagtgcatgtttctgGTCCCGAGTGTTTTAGTCGAGCCATCCGAGCAGctgtgattcctcccaacttcaggttggcgactggagtcagcaaattcactgggttgtccaagcctgacacttggcttgaggactaccgagtggctgtacagATTGGTGGAGGGAACGATGATGTAGCTATGAAACATCTCCCTTTGATGCTGGAAGGATCGGCCAGAGCATGGTTGAATCAACTGGCACCCGGCAGCATTGACAGTTGGGATGAGttggcccgagtgtttgttaggaCCTTCGAAGGCACTTGCAAGCGACCGGCAGGGTTGACAGAATTGCAGTCCTGTGTTCAGAAGCCAGGCGAGACCTTGAGAGACTATATTCAGAGGTGGATCACTTTGAACCACACGGTGGAAGGAGTGTTAGATCACCAGGCAGTCTGCGCCTTCAAAGAAGGCGTTAAGTACAGAGAGTTGAATCTGAAGTTTGGCCGGACTGGGGACATGTCCCTcagtcgaatgatggaaattgccaccaagtatgctaatggcgAAGAGGAAGACCGACTCAGGAGCGGCAAGCATAAAACAGTCGCCCAGGATGCTGGAGGAGGGaattccagtcggaagcagaaacGGAAAGCTGAACCAGCGGCTCCTGGTGAGGCATTGGCAGTGACCCAAGGAAaattcaaggggaagcccaaagggccatggaaccccaaaaAAGTGAAGGATCAAGATGGCAACGATGTGTTGGACTTACCATGCTATATTCATACcaagaaagatgaagagggtaatttCATTTACCcaaagcataccactcgacagtgtcgactcctGATCCAGCAGTTTCGCGATAAACAGcccaaagagaaggagaaagAGTCGGATAAGTGTGATGATAAGGATGAAGATGACGATGGTTTTTCCAACGTCAATTCCActttgatgatttttgctgatgtcgaaaccaaaagtcgactgaaagtgattaacagagaagtgaacatggttgccCCGGCAACACCGAGCTATCTGAAGTGGTCCCAGACCGCCATAACATTCGACCAGTCTAATCATCCAGCGCAGATTGCCACCCCCGGGAGGCaggcgttggtggtcgacccggTGGTTGAGGGCACCCGACTGACTAAggtgctgatggatggtggcagcggcCTGAATATCCTGTATGTGGAGACCTTgaaggggatgggcattccgatgtccaaactcaGCACGAGCAGCATGAGCTTTCATGGAGTTATCCCTGGCAAGAAGGCCCATTCACTCGGCCAAATTGCACtagatgtggttttcggtgattccaagaattaccggaAAGAAAAATTGACTTTTGAGGTCGTGGATTTCCAAAGCGCATATCATGCAATCTTGGGCAGGCCCGcatatgctcgtttcatggctcgaccatgttacgtatACCTCAAAATGAAAATGCCTGGCCCTAAGGGAGTGATCACTGTGACCGGCAATCGGCAGAAAGCAGaggagtgcttccagaagggctccaGGATCGCTGATGCGCAAATGGCAGTAGTCGAGTTGCAAGAATATCAGAAGAATGCAGATTCGAGTGATTTGCTACGCTCCAAGAAGCCGGCAACCGACTCTGtgtttcagtcgtctggtgaaaccaAGCCAGTTCACATCCATCCGACTGACCCAGAGGCTGCCCCGACTCACATTTCAaccacccttgacagcaaataggaagaagcgctcatccagttcctccatgagaactgggacatcttcgcatggaagcctgctgacatgccgggtgtacccagggactggctgagcaccgtttgtgagtcgacccaaaagtgaaaccagtcaaggaacatcttcgtCGGTCCGCCGTACGGAAgaggaaagccattggtgaagaggtggctcgGCTCCTGGCGGCTGAGTTCATcagagagatttaccactccgagtggcttgccaacgttgtcatggtccccaagaaggacgactcactccGCATGTGTATTggcttcaagcatatcaatcgggcctgcccaaaagatcattttcctctcccccgaatcgaccaaatcgtcgactcgactgcgggatgCGAGAGATTGTCCTttctggacgcttattccgggtaccatcaaatccgtctgtatggacccgatgagataaaaacggcGTTCATTACGCCATTCggatgcttctgttatgtcactaTGCCGTTCGTCCTGAAGAATGCAGgggccacattcatgaggatgattcagaagtgcctgctcactcaaatcagtcagaatgtggaggcatacatggatgacattgtggtcaagtcacgaaAGGGTTCCGACCCGTTGgctgacctcgctgaaacctttgcaAATCTCAGAAAgtatgatatcaagctcaatCCAGCAAAGTGCACGTTTGGAGTCCCTGgcggaaagttactcggttttctcgtttccgaacgagggatcgatgcTAACCCAGAAACAGTTGGTGCCATACTCCGAATGAAatgccctgtgcgtgtgcatgatgtccAAAAGTTGACTGGATGTTTGGCTGCtctaagtcgattcatttctcgccttggtgagaaggcgcttcctctttaccgactgatgaagaaggctgacaagttcgagtggactgatgaagctgaagcagcgtttgcagagctcaaagccctgctttccacccagccggtgttagctgccccaatcagcaaagaacctttactgctttacattgcagccactggacaagttgttaGTACTGTGCTCACGGTCGAGCGAGATGAAGAAGGAAAGGCATacaaagttcagcgcccagtgtactacCTCTCTGAAGTTTTGACCCCTTcgaagcaaagatatccacactatcagaagcttgtgtatgggatATACATGACTGCGAAGAAGGTTGCTCACTATTTCTCTGATCattccattacagtcgtcagcgacgcaccactatcagagattctgaacaatagagatgcaactggtcgagtggccaaatgggcgattgaactccttcccttagGCATTGAGTTTGAAGCAAAGAAAGCAATCAAATCCCAAGCAATAGCTGATTTCTtggccgagtggatcgaacagcaactgccgactcaagttCACTCGGAACACTGGACCATGTTTTTTGATGGCTCTAAGATgttgaatggttccggtgctggggtagTATTGGTATCCCCCCCGAGGAGACAAACTCAGCTATgtcctccagattcactttgattcttcTAACAATGAAGCCGAATACGAAGCACTTCtgtatgggttacgtatggccatttcactcggcgtccgccgcctcatggtctacggcgactcagatttggtagtcagtCAAGTGATGAAGGAATGGGACGTCAAAAGCCCAGCCATGACAGGTTATTGCAATGCAGTAAGAAAGCTGGAGAAGAAGTTTGATGGGTTGGAGCTTCAtcacataccccgactgaaaaaccAAGCAGCCGACGatctggcaaagataggttccaagaggggaGCCATTCCTAGTAATGTGTTCTTGGAACATTTACATACACCTTCAGTACAAGAAGATCccttcactgaagagcccccacaaccgaagagtgccacagatccgactgaagtagAAGTCCCcgccgtggtcgacttgatcatggaagtTTTGGTTATCACTCCCGACTGGATAGTACCGTATATTGCATATATTCTCAGGAAAGAACTCccagaagatgaagaagaggctaggcagatcgtccgtcgatctaAGGCCTTCACAGTAATCAGAGGGCAGTTGTTCAGAGAGAGTACGACTGGAGTCTGTCAGAAGTGTATAACGCCaaaagaaggtcgagtgatcctcaatgatatccactcggggacctgtggtcaccatgcgtcctctcggaccatagtggccaaagcataccgagcaggTTTTTTCTGGCCTCGAGCAAACGAGATGGCAAAGGAGATAGTGGACAAGTGTGAAGgatgccagttttactccaacatgtctcacaagcctacGTCAGCCCtaaagaccattccactcgtctggcctttcgcagtctggggcttggacatggtcggcccACTCAGAACTGGAAGAAGCGGATTCACCCATGTGCTTGTGGCAGTCGACAAATTCACTAAATGGATTGAGGCTAAGCCTATCAAGAACCTTGAAGCCAGCACTACTGTTaccttcatcagagagttaacctTCAAATATGGTGTTcctcacagcatcatcactgacaatggatcgaacttcgattctgatgagttcagagctttCTGTGCTTCTCAAGGAACACGAGTCGACTATGCCTCAGTCGCTCACCctcagtcgaatggacaagcagagaGAGCAAATGGATTGATTCTTAAAGGcttgaaaccccgactgatgcgtgaccTCAAGCACGTGGCAGGAGCATGGGttgatgaacttccatcagtctTATGGGGTCTAAGAACAACTCCAAACCGGTCGACTGGTCGAACTCCGTTCTTCCTAgtctatggagctgaagcagTACTCCTGAGTGACTTGCTCCACAATGCCccccgagtcgagcttttctcagAAAACGAAGCAGAGCAAGCACGGCAAGATGCAATTGACCTcttggaagaggaaagagagatggccctgatccggtcgaccatctatcagcaagacctaCGACGATTCCACGCCAAGAATGTGAGAGgtcgagcctttcaagagggagacttggttctccGAGTAGATCAACAAAAGccacacaagcttgctcctgcctgggaaggtcccttcatcgtcACTAGAGtactccacaatggagcataccatctgTACAATGTTGAGCACAAGAGAGACGAGCCCCgagcttggaatgcggagctgctccacCCCTTTTACACTTGAGCATTCAGTCGGTCAGGATGTAATAAAAGATGCATTTTGTAGTTTTGATTATCAAAGACAAGAGTTTTTCGATTTATCAAAATGTTTGTGGTTGCTTATATTTGTGTctaaaatcccccagtgggtgacttagctgcgaatccgcttcgcctaagttttcaaaaatcttaccgagtggaAGGTCAGCCTCCCACTCGGGAGCTTAGTTGCGAAttcgattcgcctaagtttcaaaaacaaaaatcctaccga contains:
- the LOC109781085 gene encoding uncharacterized protein: MVAPATPSYLKWSQTAITFDQSNHPAQIATPGRQALVVDPVVEGTRLTKVLMDGGSGLNILYVETLKGMGIPMSKLSTSSMSFHGVIPGKKAHSLGQIALDVVFGDSKNYRKEKLTFEVVDFQSAYHAILGRPAYARFMARPCYVYLKMKMPGPKGVITVTGNRQKAEECFQKGSRIADAQMAVVELQEYQKNADSSDLLRSKKPATDSVFQSSGETKPVHIHPTDPEAAPTHISTTLDSK